A stretch of Arachis hypogaea cultivar Tifrunner chromosome 15, arahy.Tifrunner.gnm2.J5K5, whole genome shotgun sequence DNA encodes these proteins:
- the LOC112750938 gene encoding uncharacterized protein isoform X1: MLSSSTSRITFISRYSLLQIPNFVSFPSSSSLHSHSEPPCLREVDEAVDSFTRMLSMRRPPSIIQFTKILGSLAKTNHFSTAISLFQQLQARGIAPDLFTLSIVINCCCGMGRMTLAFSVLAKIFRMDYQPDTVTLNTLVKGLFLCGSVEKAVSFHDRVLAHGFQFNQVTYGTLINGLCKTGHTSAAIQVLRKIPRYGIAPNVFMYNAIIDSLCKDTLVSQAFQLFSEMLAKGISPNVITYSSLIFGLCLMGQYKEAIDLLSDMVLRNITPNVYTYNTLVDGLCKEGKIKDAKSVLAVMAKHGVKLDVVTYNSLMDGYCLVNQVNRAKYIFNTMAQIRVLPNVRSYSIMINGFCKSKMVDEALNLFEEMHRKNLVPGTVTYSTLIDGLSKSKRISRALELLIEMHHRGQPANVVTYSSLLDGMFKNQQPNEAFMLFNQMKECAIDPDIFTYNILIDGLCKSGRLIDAKENFQDLSVKGYRPNVRTYNIMINGLCKEGLFEEALALLSKMEGNGCLPDAVTFETIIRALFEKDENDMAEKLLRGMVARGLLN; the protein is encoded by the coding sequence ATGTTGTCATCCTCAACCTCAAGGATCACTTTCATTTCTAGGTATTCTCTTCTCCAAATCCCTAATTTTGTTTCCTTCCCGTCCTCTTCATCCCTTCACTCTCATTCTGAGCCCCCATGCCTTCGTGAAGTTGATGAAGCTGTTGATTCCTTCACTCGCATGCTCTCTATGCGTCGCCCTCCATCCATCATTCAATTCACCAAGATTTTGGGATCTCTTGCCAAGACCAACCATTTCTCCACCGCCATTTCCCTTTTTCAGCAATTGCAAGCCAGGGGAATCGCTCCCGACTTATTTACTTTGAGCATCGTAATTAATTGTTGTTGCGGCATGGGTCGTATGACGCTTGCTTTCTCTGTATTGGCCAAGATTTTCAGAATGGATTATCAACCTGATACGGTAACATTGAATACACTCGTTAAAGGCCTCTTTCTCTGTGGTAGTGTTGAAAAAGCAGTGAGCTTTCATGATAGAGTGCTGGCTCATGGATTTCAGTTTAATCAAGTCACTTATGGGACCTTGATCAATGGGCTGTGTAAGACCGGACACACGTCAGCTGCTATTCAAGTGTTGAGAAAGATCCCACGGTATGGCATTGCTCCTAATGTCTTCATGTACAACGCAATTATTGATAGCCTCTGCAAGGATACACTTGTAAGTCAGGcttttcaattattttctgaAATGCTTGCTAAGGGAATTTCTCCTAATGTTATCACATACAGTTCTCTCATTTTTGGATTGTGTCTTATGGGTCAATATAAGGAAGCCATTGATTTGTTAAGTGATATGGTGCTTAGAAACATTACTCCTAATGTTTATACCTATAATACTTTGGTTGATGGGCTATGCAAGGAAGGAAAGATCAAAGATGCTAAGAGTGTATTGGCTGTAATGGCAAAACATGGTGTGAAACTAGATGTGGTTACTTATAACAGCTTAATGGATGGATATTGTTTGGTTAATCAGGTAAATAGGGCAAAATATATATTCAACACAATGGCCCAAATTAGAGTGTTGCCCAATGTTCGAAGTTACAGTATCATGATTAATGGCTTCTGCAAAAGTAAAATGGTCGATGAAGCCTTGAATCTCTTTGAAGAAATGCATCGCAAGAACTTGGTTCCAGGCACGGTAACTTACAGCACTCTTATTGATGGCttgagcaaatcaaagagaatctCCCGTGCTTTGGAGCTTCTTATCGAGATGCATCATAGAGGTCAACCCGCTAATGTAGTCACTTACAGTTCATTGTTGGATGGGATGTTCAAAAACCAACAACCTAACGAGGCATTTATGTTATTCAATCAAATGAAAGAGTGTGCCATTGATCCAGATATATTCACTTACAATATACTTATAGATGGcctatgcaaaagtggaagacttATAGATGCAAAAGAGAATTTTCAAGATCTTTCCGTTAAAGGCTATCGTCCAAATGTGAGGACATACAATATTATGATCAATGGGCTCTGCAAAGAGGGCTTGTTTGAAGAAGCATTGGCACTCTTGTCAAAAATGGAAGGCAATGGTTGCTTACCAGATGCTGTGACTTTTGAAACTATTATTCGTGCtttgtttgaaaaagatgagaatgaCATGGCGGAGAAACTTCTTCGGGGAATGGTTGCTAGAGGCTTATTGAATTGA
- the LOC112750938 gene encoding uncharacterized protein isoform X2 — protein sequence MLSMRRPPSIIQFTKILGSLAKTNHFSTAISLFQQLQARGIAPDLFTLSIVINCCCGMGRMTLAFSVLAKIFRMDYQPDTVTLNTLVKGLFLCGSVEKAVSFHDRVLAHGFQFNQVTYGTLINGLCKTGHTSAAIQVLRKIPRYGIAPNVFMYNAIIDSLCKDTLVSQAFQLFSEMLAKGISPNVITYSSLIFGLCLMGQYKEAIDLLSDMVLRNITPNVYTYNTLVDGLCKEGKIKDAKSVLAVMAKHGVKLDVVTYNSLMDGYCLVNQVNRAKYIFNTMAQIRVLPNVRSYSIMINGFCKSKMVDEALNLFEEMHRKNLVPGTVTYSTLIDGLSKSKRISRALELLIEMHHRGQPANVVTYSSLLDGMFKNQQPNEAFMLFNQMKECAIDPDIFTYNILIDGLCKSGRLIDAKENFQDLSVKGYRPNVRTYNIMINGLCKEGLFEEALALLSKMEGNGCLPDAVTFETIIRALFEKDENDMAEKLLRGMVARGLLN from the coding sequence ATGCTCTCTATGCGTCGCCCTCCATCCATCATTCAATTCACCAAGATTTTGGGATCTCTTGCCAAGACCAACCATTTCTCCACCGCCATTTCCCTTTTTCAGCAATTGCAAGCCAGGGGAATCGCTCCCGACTTATTTACTTTGAGCATCGTAATTAATTGTTGTTGCGGCATGGGTCGTATGACGCTTGCTTTCTCTGTATTGGCCAAGATTTTCAGAATGGATTATCAACCTGATACGGTAACATTGAATACACTCGTTAAAGGCCTCTTTCTCTGTGGTAGTGTTGAAAAAGCAGTGAGCTTTCATGATAGAGTGCTGGCTCATGGATTTCAGTTTAATCAAGTCACTTATGGGACCTTGATCAATGGGCTGTGTAAGACCGGACACACGTCAGCTGCTATTCAAGTGTTGAGAAAGATCCCACGGTATGGCATTGCTCCTAATGTCTTCATGTACAACGCAATTATTGATAGCCTCTGCAAGGATACACTTGTAAGTCAGGcttttcaattattttctgaAATGCTTGCTAAGGGAATTTCTCCTAATGTTATCACATACAGTTCTCTCATTTTTGGATTGTGTCTTATGGGTCAATATAAGGAAGCCATTGATTTGTTAAGTGATATGGTGCTTAGAAACATTACTCCTAATGTTTATACCTATAATACTTTGGTTGATGGGCTATGCAAGGAAGGAAAGATCAAAGATGCTAAGAGTGTATTGGCTGTAATGGCAAAACATGGTGTGAAACTAGATGTGGTTACTTATAACAGCTTAATGGATGGATATTGTTTGGTTAATCAGGTAAATAGGGCAAAATATATATTCAACACAATGGCCCAAATTAGAGTGTTGCCCAATGTTCGAAGTTACAGTATCATGATTAATGGCTTCTGCAAAAGTAAAATGGTCGATGAAGCCTTGAATCTCTTTGAAGAAATGCATCGCAAGAACTTGGTTCCAGGCACGGTAACTTACAGCACTCTTATTGATGGCttgagcaaatcaaagagaatctCCCGTGCTTTGGAGCTTCTTATCGAGATGCATCATAGAGGTCAACCCGCTAATGTAGTCACTTACAGTTCATTGTTGGATGGGATGTTCAAAAACCAACAACCTAACGAGGCATTTATGTTATTCAATCAAATGAAAGAGTGTGCCATTGATCCAGATATATTCACTTACAATATACTTATAGATGGcctatgcaaaagtggaagacttATAGATGCAAAAGAGAATTTTCAAGATCTTTCCGTTAAAGGCTATCGTCCAAATGTGAGGACATACAATATTATGATCAATGGGCTCTGCAAAGAGGGCTTGTTTGAAGAAGCATTGGCACTCTTGTCAAAAATGGAAGGCAATGGTTGCTTACCAGATGCTGTGACTTTTGAAACTATTATTCGTGCtttgtttgaaaaagatgagaatgaCATGGCGGAGAAACTTCTTCGGGGAATGGTTGCTAGAGGCTTATTGAATTGA
- the LOC112749071 gene encoding uncharacterized protein, which translates to MAVFWNRLGYTPIHIEEAQGHSGGIWVLSAWPGVSCNVVAASSQVVCVEFSNGGFSWVYAAIYASSVPSIREEAWRVLTYFSRNYSGPLLAIGDFNEILLSSEVKGGNFVSRRAERFGALLDECGLIDLGAHESLYTWFRHMQGNRFISKRLDRAVATDAWCFRFPKSYVENLTRMHSDHCPIMMRCQGNDRRVGVKPFRFQVAWSYHPSFSSVVRGAWDKGRPNPIRCFSQVRDDTLAFNRDVFGNIFERKKELERRVTSIQQRMERVDALSLIQEKRELQAKYSNLLMQEELFWYQKSREH; encoded by the coding sequence ATGGCTGTCTTTTGGAACAGATTAGGTTATACTCCTATTCATATTGAAGAAGCTCAGGGGCATAGTGGAGGTATTTGGGTGCTCTCTGCATGGCCCGGAGTATCTTGCAATGTCGTGGCAGCGAGTTCGCAAGTGGTGTGTGTTGAGTTTTCGAATGGCGGTTTCTCTTGGGTCTATGCAGCAATTTATGCAAGTTCCGTTCCTAGCATAAGGGAAGAAGCTTGGAGGGTTTTGACATATTTTTCCAGAAATTATTCAGGTCCTTTATTAGCTATTGGGGATTTTAATGAGATCCTTCTTTCATCCGAGGTTAAAGGTGGAAACTTTGTCTCTCGAAGGGCAGAGCGGTTTGGAGCTCTCCTAGATGAGTGTGGTTTGATTGATTTGGGAGCTCATGAATCTTTGTACACTTGGTTCAGGCATATGCAGGGTAATCGGTTCATCTCGAAGAGGTTGGATAGGGCTGTGGCTACTGATGCTTGGTGCTTTCGTTTTCCGAAAAGCTATGTGGAGAATTTGACGAGGATGCATTCTGACCACTGTCCCATTATGATGCGATGTCAAGGTAATGATAGAAGAGTCGGGGTAAAACCTTTTCGTTTTCAAGTAGCTTGGTCTTATCACCCAAGTTTTTCGTCAGTGGTCAGGGGTGCTTGGGACAAGGGTAGACCCAATCCTATTCGTTGCTTTTCTCAGGTCAGAGATGATACTTTGGCCTTTAACCGAGATGTATTTGggaatatttttgaaagaaagaaggaaTTAGAGAGGCGTGTGACCAGTATCCAACAGAGAATGGAGAGAGTTGATGCTTTATCTCTTATACAGGAAAAAAGGGAGTTACAAGCTAAATATAGTAATCTGCTTATGCAAGAGGAGTTGTTTTGGTATCAAAAATCCCGAGAGCACTAG
- the LOC114925369 gene encoding uncharacterized protein, with the protein MGHMTTNLVECINSVLKGARNLVVLALRIKANMQRAGNIVVQRFDRQNEVFEVREMPNEKVLVVDLARQTCDCGHFQVERLPCRHVIACCANQRLDWQLYVHDVYMTTEVRKVYIFEFVPLSDAETWPAYQGPALVANPALRRTLKGRPKSTRYLNEMDSRDMHSPRICRLCDA; encoded by the exons ATGGGCCATATGACGACGAACCTTGTGGAGTGCATTAATTCAGTGTTAAAGGGTGCCCGAAACCTCGTTGTGTTGGCCCTC CGGATCAAAGCAAATATGCAACGTGCTGGAAATATAGTTGTGCAACGGTTTGATAGACAAAACGAGGTGTTTGAGGTGCGTGAAATGCCTAATGAAAAGGTGTTGGTAGTTGATCTTGCGCGACAGACGTGTGACTGTGGACACTTTCAGGTGGAACGACTACCATGTCGACATGTTATTGCTTGTTGTGCCAACCAGCGACTCGACTGGCAGCTGTATGTTCATGATGTGTACATGACGACAGAAGTTCGTAAGGTCTATATATTTGAGTTCGTACCATTAAGCGATGCAGAAACATGGCCTGCTTATCAGGGACCCGCATTGGTCGCTAATCCTGCCTTGAGGCGCACGTTGAAAGGTCGTCCCAAGTCGACCCGATACCTGAATGAAATGGATTCACGTGACATGCATAGTCCTCGGATATGCCGTCTATGTGATGCTTAG